The Carnobacterium mobile DSM 4848 genome includes a window with the following:
- a CDS encoding pseudouridine synthase, giving the protein MRLDKFLAHTGYGSRKEAKELLKGKQITVNNRLVKDGKIQIDPEKDQVTVSGEVVKFQAFCYFMLHKPQGVISATEDNLHKTVIDLLAPQDRLLHPFPVGRLDKDTEGLLLITNDGKLAHNLLSPKKEVDKCYEAVIEGIVDEADIQAFADGIILDDGFICRSAHLTLTGIDSDKQTSTIQVTIHEGKFHQVKRMFKAVNKKVLYLKRVTMGPLKLDETLALGKYRKLTEVEIELLKSIN; this is encoded by the coding sequence ATGCGGTTGGATAAATTTTTAGCACATACAGGATATGGTTCTAGAAAAGAAGCGAAAGAATTGTTGAAAGGCAAACAAATAACGGTTAATAATCGTTTGGTGAAAGATGGAAAAATTCAAATTGATCCTGAAAAGGATCAGGTAACAGTTTCTGGTGAAGTGGTAAAATTCCAAGCTTTTTGTTATTTTATGCTGCATAAACCACAAGGTGTAATCAGCGCAACAGAAGATAATCTGCATAAAACGGTGATTGATTTACTTGCGCCGCAAGACCGTTTACTACATCCCTTTCCAGTAGGTCGTTTAGATAAAGATACAGAAGGTTTGTTATTGATTACTAATGACGGCAAGTTAGCACATAATTTATTGTCTCCAAAAAAAGAAGTAGATAAATGTTATGAAGCAGTTATTGAAGGAATCGTTGATGAAGCAGATATCCAAGCATTTGCAGATGGCATCATTTTAGATGATGGTTTTATCTGCCGATCAGCTCATTTAACGCTGACTGGCATCGATTCTGATAAACAAACTTCAACCATTCAAGTAACTATCCATGAAGGAAAATTTCACCAAGTTAAACGCATGTTTAAAGCAGTGAATAAAAAAGTACTTTATTTAAAACGAGTAACGATGGGGCCTTTAAAGTTAGACGAAACATTGGCTTTGGGAAAGTATCGCAAGTTGACTGAAGTAGAAATCGAACTTTTGAAATCAATTAACTAA
- the ltrA gene encoding group II intron reverse transcriptase/maturase, whose translation MKSLQNRRKHRGKDRKDGFLQRDKLEAKEYVRARSSDSMEMKEQDGITLIDKVIESGNLWQAYEKVRKNKGAPGIDGITVEELEDHMKKYYPTLVQKLKDGTYKPQPVRRVPIPKPDGSKRYLGIPSVLDRVVQQAILQVIDPMIDPYFSNNSFGFRKGKSAHQAIQKAEEYYEEGYRIVVDCDLKSYFDTIHHQKLRAYLEEFIQDKVVLKLIWKFLRSGILDKDIYIETDKGAPQGGPLSPLLANVYLNQLDRELERRGHKFIRYADDFVIYVKSQRAGERVMESVTEYIEKDLRLTVNQKKSKVTTPTKAKFLGFHIMNHMGKLDADLLSRHNEDSKTNFKN comes from the coding sequence GTGAAGTCACTACAAAATCGCAGAAAACATCGTGGTAAAGACCGAAAAGATGGCTTCTTACAAAGGGACAAGCTGGAAGCGAAAGAGTATGTAAGAGCGCGTAGTAGTGACAGCATGGAGATGAAAGAACAAGATGGTATCACGTTAATAGATAAAGTCATAGAGAGTGGTAATCTATGGCAAGCGTATGAAAAAGTACGAAAAAATAAAGGAGCTCCAGGAATAGATGGTATCACGGTCGAAGAGCTAGAGGACCATATGAAGAAATATTACCCAACGTTAGTACAGAAACTAAAGGACGGTACGTATAAACCTCAACCTGTTCGAAGAGTGCCCATACCAAAACCAGATGGTTCTAAACGTTATTTAGGTATTCCAAGTGTACTTGATAGAGTTGTTCAACAAGCTATTTTGCAAGTTATCGACCCAATGATTGACCCCTATTTTTCAAATAATAGTTTTGGTTTCCGTAAAGGTAAAAGTGCCCATCAAGCCATACAAAAAGCGGAAGAATATTATGAAGAAGGGTATAGAATAGTGGTCGATTGCGATTTGAAAAGTTATTTCGATACCATCCACCATCAAAAGCTTAGAGCCTATTTAGAAGAATTTATCCAAGATAAAGTTGTATTAAAGTTAATCTGGAAATTTCTTCGCTCTGGGATATTAGATAAAGATATCTATATCGAAACAGATAAGGGGGCACCGCAAGGTGGCCCACTGTCACCTTTACTCGCAAATGTATATCTAAACCAACTAGATCGAGAACTAGAAAGAAGAGGGCATAAATTTATTCGTTACGCGGATGATTTCGTTATCTATGTTAAAAGTCAGCGTGCTGGTGAAAGAGTCATGGAGAGTGTTACTGAGTATATAGAAAAAGATTTACGACTAACAGTAAATCAAAAGAAAAGCAAGGTGACCACTCCAACAAAAGCGAAGTTTTTAGGATTCCATATTATGAACCACATGGGAAAGTTGGATGCCGACCTGCTAAGTCGGCACAACGAAGATTCAAAGACAAACTTCAAAAACTAA
- a CDS encoding ABC transporter ATP-binding protein — protein MKLIELVDVTRTFGEGHTKVEALKKTNFSVEAGEFAAIIGPSGSGKSTLLTIIGGLQTPSEGKVMINNHKFSEVPEKERAALRFKEIGFILQASNLVPFLTVEDQLRLVNKVNKTKMDTTKSDTLLDELGIKELKKKYPSDLSGGERQRAAIARAIYHGPSVILADEPTASLDSEKAFEVVKILARETKAQKKATIMVTHDERLIEHCDSVYVMKDGILTKK, from the coding sequence ATGAAATTAATCGAATTAGTTGATGTAACGCGTACTTTTGGCGAAGGACATACGAAAGTTGAAGCATTGAAAAAAACGAACTTTTCAGTTGAAGCAGGTGAGTTTGCTGCAATCATTGGGCCGAGCGGTTCAGGTAAGAGTACATTGTTAACGATTATCGGCGGATTGCAAACTCCTTCTGAAGGAAAAGTAATGATAAACAATCATAAGTTTAGCGAAGTGCCTGAAAAAGAACGAGCTGCTTTGCGGTTTAAAGAAATTGGGTTTATTTTGCAGGCTTCAAATTTAGTACCATTTTTAACGGTGGAAGACCAATTGCGTTTGGTGAACAAAGTAAACAAAACTAAAATGGACACAACTAAAAGCGATACTTTATTAGACGAACTTGGAATAAAAGAACTGAAAAAGAAATACCCAAGCGACTTATCAGGGGGAGAACGCCAACGTGCAGCTATCGCACGAGCAATTTACCATGGGCCTTCGGTTATTTTAGCAGATGAACCAACAGCTAGTTTAGACTCCGAAAAAGCATTTGAAGTGGTCAAAATTTTAGCCCGTGAAACCAAAGCACAAAAAAAAGCTACCATTATGGTCACACATGATGAGCGGTTAATTGAACATTGTGATAGTGTATATGTGATGAAAGATGGAATACTGACAAAAAAATAA
- a CDS encoding group II intron maturase-specific domain-containing protein, whose translation MPYYEPHGKVGCRPAKSAQRRFKDKLQKLTSRKRPGTFLNIVKEINQVTVGWINYYGISYMKTFIAETQSWLNHRLRQLIWKRWKKVKTRYTMLKRYGIQHDDALKLAASRKGYWRTSKNHIIHTAITKDRLIKWGLKDLSQLYASAQTRYSSY comes from the coding sequence ATTCCATATTATGAACCACATGGGAAAGTTGGATGCCGACCTGCTAAGTCGGCACAACGAAGATTCAAAGACAAACTTCAAAAACTAACTAGTCGTAAACGACCAGGAACTTTCCTGAACATTGTAAAAGAGATTAATCAAGTTACCGTTGGTTGGATTAATTATTATGGTATCAGTTATATGAAAACCTTTATAGCAGAAACACAATCCTGGTTAAACCACAGGCTTCGGCAACTTATCTGGAAACGATGGAAGAAAGTTAAAACACGTTATACTATGTTAAAAAGATATGGTATCCAACATGATGACGCATTAAAATTAGCTGCTTCTCGAAAAGGGTACTGGAGAACATCCAAAAACCACATTATTCATACAGCTATAACAAAAGACAGACTCATAAAGTGGGGATTAAAAGATTTATCCCAACTGTATGCGTCTGCCCAAACAAGATACTCAAGTTATTGA
- a CDS encoding NAD(P)H-hydrate dehydratase: MNRLNQEKIQGLIPKRQADSYKEDYGKVLLVGGSKRMGGAVILMALAAVHSGAGLVTVATDKCNHAALHAHLPEAMVVDWKNQKQLEQQIKAASVVAIGPGMGDSTGSLKILKFLLAQVQPYQHIIIDGSAITLMAKYDLPTPNDNTIYTPHLGEWERLSGLKPTEQNEAVNSEARAQLNATVVLKQHQTEVYFKEDVWKNEAGNPAMATGGMGDTLAGIIAGLVAQIPDTKSAVLAAVYLHSYIGDQLAEKQYVVLPTHIINQLPATLNKFTVD; this comes from the coding sequence ATGAACAGACTAAATCAAGAAAAAATACAAGGTTTGATTCCAAAAAGGCAAGCTGACAGTTACAAAGAAGATTACGGGAAAGTCCTTTTAGTTGGAGGAAGTAAAAGAATGGGAGGCGCAGTGATCCTAATGGCACTTGCAGCTGTTCACAGTGGAGCTGGTCTAGTAACGGTTGCTACCGATAAATGCAATCACGCGGCTTTGCATGCTCATTTACCGGAAGCAATGGTGGTCGACTGGAAAAACCAAAAACAACTTGAACAGCAAATAAAAGCCGCATCAGTTGTGGCGATTGGTCCAGGTATGGGCGATTCAACTGGTTCATTAAAAATATTGAAATTTCTATTGGCTCAAGTCCAGCCGTATCAACACATCATTATCGATGGTTCCGCTATCACGCTAATGGCAAAATATGACTTGCCGACGCCAAACGACAATACGATCTATACTCCACATTTGGGTGAATGGGAACGATTAAGCGGGTTAAAGCCAACTGAACAAAATGAAGCCGTAAATAGTGAAGCACGCGCTCAGTTAAATGCAACGGTTGTTTTAAAACAACACCAAACAGAAGTTTATTTCAAGGAAGATGTTTGGAAAAACGAAGCTGGCAATCCAGCTATGGCCACTGGCGGGATGGGAGATACATTAGCGGGAATCATTGCCGGTTTAGTCGCTCAAATTCCTGATACAAAATCTGCTGTTTTAGCCGCTGTTTATCTCCATAGCTATATTGGCGATCAGCTAGCTGAAAAGCAATATGTTGTCTTGCCTACCCATATTATCAATCAGTTGCCTGCCACACTTAACAAATTCACTGTTGATTAA
- a CDS encoding ABC transporter permease, whose product MFLAWKEIKYSKTRFALIIGVLVLVSYLVYFLVGLAYGLAQDNRTSVDKWEADGIVLTDESNTNINMSMMTLGQAKEVTGEEVAFLGQAPSVVRKAGKTGEDAKINVTFFGIDADQFIMPEVIEGKAFSGKDEVVSDISLKEEEGVEIGDTLELAGNDKEVTVVGFTENAKFNVAPVLYTTIPAFQEVRFEKADDSDNGRISAVVVRGEGGSLDTVQIDNDDLVAYPIKEYINKIPGYTAQVLTFGLMIGFLVVIAAVVIGIFIYVLTLQKTSMFGVMKAQGISNRYISASVVAQTFLLAAVGVGIGLGLTILTALVLPAAVPYRTNVVFLAAITFLLILVAVLGALFSVRTVVNIDPLEAIG is encoded by the coding sequence ATGTTTTTAGCGTGGAAAGAAATAAAATATTCAAAAACACGTTTTGCATTAATTATTGGCGTTTTGGTTTTAGTCTCTTATTTAGTTTATTTTCTAGTTGGTTTAGCGTATGGGTTAGCGCAAGATAACCGCACTAGTGTAGATAAATGGGAGGCAGATGGAATTGTGCTGACCGATGAATCTAATACGAATATCAATATGTCCATGATGACATTGGGACAAGCTAAAGAAGTGACCGGTGAAGAGGTGGCTTTTTTAGGACAAGCTCCAAGTGTTGTCAGAAAAGCTGGAAAGACTGGTGAAGATGCTAAAATAAATGTCACGTTTTTTGGTATTGATGCTGATCAATTTATTATGCCGGAAGTAATCGAAGGCAAAGCATTTAGCGGAAAAGATGAAGTCGTGTCTGACATCAGTTTGAAAGAAGAAGAAGGCGTGGAGATTGGAGATACCTTAGAGCTGGCTGGAAATGACAAAGAAGTAACCGTTGTAGGATTTACAGAAAATGCTAAATTCAATGTAGCACCGGTTTTGTATACGACTATACCGGCTTTTCAAGAAGTGCGTTTTGAAAAAGCGGATGATTCTGATAATGGACGTATCAGCGCAGTAGTCGTTAGGGGGGAAGGCGGGTCATTGGATACGGTACAAATCGATAATGATGACTTGGTCGCTTATCCGATTAAAGAATACATTAATAAAATACCAGGCTATACTGCGCAAGTTTTGACCTTTGGGTTGATGATCGGTTTCTTAGTGGTAATTGCTGCTGTTGTGATTGGCATCTTTATCTATGTCTTAACCTTGCAAAAAACCAGCATGTTTGGCGTGATGAAAGCCCAAGGAATCTCGAACAGGTATATTTCTGCTTCAGTTGTCGCACAAACTTTTTTATTAGCGGCAGTAGGAGTGGGAATCGGATTAGGCTTAACTATTTTAACAGCTCTAGTTTTACCAGCAGCGGTGCCTTATCGAACCAACGTAGTCTTTCTAGCGGCGATAACGTTTTTATTGATTTTAGTAGCTGTATTAGGTGCTTTGTTTTCAGTCAGAACAGTAGTCAATATTGACCCATTAGAAGCGATCGGTTAG
- a CDS encoding iron-containing alcohol dehydrogenase produces the protein MKNEMNNFTYYNPTKIVFGKNRVPELSQLIPHGKKVLITYGGGSVVKFGTLARVKTALKGYEIGEFGGIEANPNFETAMKAVELIKNEGYDFLLAVGGGSVIDATKFIAAAVPFDGDPIDIFGGGIGKRLPVTTALPFATVLTLPATGSEMNAGSVITFKEKQAKLSFGSPFVFPQFSILEPEITYTLPERQLANGVIDAFVHIIEQYLTYPVGAMVQDRFAEGLLQTLIEIGPNIIDETNHDYNLRANFMWTATNALNTVLSPGVPQDWASHDMGHEITALYQVDHARTLTIVLPALLTVRKAEKWDKLLQYAERVWHITTGNDEEKIDAAIEKTKTFFESLGAPTSFKDIGLGEEVIDPLVAQLERHEQTALSERGDQTLEVSRRIYRQAL, from the coding sequence ATGAAAAATGAAATGAACAATTTTACTTATTACAACCCAACAAAAATCGTATTTGGCAAAAACCGTGTTCCTGAATTGAGTCAACTGATTCCGCATGGCAAGAAAGTTCTGATTACTTATGGGGGAGGCAGCGTGGTAAAATTTGGAACTTTAGCTAGAGTTAAAACGGCTTTGAAGGGTTACGAAATTGGAGAATTCGGCGGTATCGAAGCAAACCCAAATTTTGAAACAGCTATGAAAGCTGTAGAATTAATCAAAAATGAAGGGTATGACTTTTTACTAGCAGTTGGCGGCGGTTCCGTCATTGATGCAACTAAGTTTATTGCTGCCGCAGTCCCTTTTGATGGCGATCCAATCGATATTTTTGGAGGCGGCATCGGAAAACGTCTACCGGTCACTACTGCTTTGCCATTTGCTACGGTTTTAACGCTGCCCGCAACAGGTTCAGAAATGAATGCTGGATCAGTTATTACTTTTAAAGAAAAACAAGCAAAATTAAGTTTTGGCAGTCCATTTGTTTTTCCGCAGTTTTCTATCTTAGAACCTGAAATTACTTATACTTTACCAGAACGTCAACTAGCTAACGGAGTGATTGATGCTTTCGTGCATATCATCGAGCAGTACTTGACTTACCCTGTAGGTGCTATGGTTCAAGATCGTTTTGCGGAAGGTTTACTGCAAACTTTGATTGAAATTGGACCCAATATTATTGATGAAACCAATCATGATTACAACTTGCGGGCTAACTTTATGTGGACAGCAACCAATGCTTTAAATACCGTTCTTTCCCCTGGTGTACCTCAGGATTGGGCATCTCATGATATGGGACATGAAATTACAGCTCTTTATCAAGTTGATCATGCCAGAACCTTGACTATTGTTTTGCCGGCATTATTAACCGTGCGTAAAGCAGAAAAATGGGATAAACTTTTACAGTATGCTGAGCGTGTCTGGCATATCACCACTGGCAACGATGAAGAAAAAATCGATGCCGCTATTGAAAAAACAAAAACATTCTTTGAAAGCTTAGGCGCTCCTACTTCTTTTAAAGATATCGGTTTAGGCGAAGAAGTGATCGACCCATTAGTAGCTCAATTAGAAAGACATGAACAAACTGCACTATCTGAACGCGGCGATCAAACTCTGGAAGTAAGCCGACGCATTTACCGTCAAGCCCTTTAA
- a CDS encoding ssDNA-binding protein, translating to MNSAIITGKVVSEVKVINTHNGTPLCRFTLEADGRHFNCLVAGMKAYQFVYAIEEYSIITIEGPINSRMQVVVQNYRTESKPNYFGQIFDYKGRKLPHKKVMF from the coding sequence ATGAATTCCGCCATTATTACAGGAAAAGTTGTTTCAGAAGTTAAGGTTATCAATACGCACAATGGAACACCTCTATGCCGTTTCACACTCGAAGCAGATGGACGTCATTTTAATTGTTTAGTCGCTGGGATGAAAGCTTATCAATTTGTGTATGCTATTGAAGAATATTCTATTATTACGATAGAAGGCCCCATTAACTCTCGCATGCAAGTGGTGGTGCAAAATTATCGGACTGAATCAAAGCCAAATTATTTTGGGCAAATATTTGATTATAAAGGCAGAAAATTACCGCATAAAAAAGTCATGTTTTAG
- a CDS encoding M20 metallopeptidase family protein produces MGYNEWEEHLANNFDETVAWRRHLHRYPEISFEETATRAYIFEKLTEFGYTDIRTNVGGGGLVTRLVGAQPGPRIAFRADFDALRIQEETQLPFASVNDGVMHACGHDGHTAILLSVAKVLKQFEAELKGEVVFIFQHAEEMLPGGAKAMIKDGALTDVDYVYGLHLRSPLEYGKVQYCSGFSMAAADFFEITIQGKGGHGSSPHTSVDPIVVGSHLANQLQTLISRTKNPMQAGVLTISTFQAGSEANNVIPDTARLKGTVRTFEPTLRSLLEEKIKTMAEHICAAYEATCTVTYTKGYPAVYNHPAETEVVQNLFSEKFGAEAVESTPLRMGGEDFAYFLEKKPGSFFFVNSGNAEKGIIYPHHHPKFDIDERALLTGGKAFLAIAEHHLLEQSEVLVKKKTVVETAAE; encoded by the coding sequence ATGGGGTATAACGAATGGGAAGAGCATTTAGCAAATAATTTTGATGAAACGGTTGCTTGGAGACGACATTTGCACCGCTATCCAGAAATTTCTTTTGAAGAGACGGCTACAAGAGCTTATATTTTTGAAAAACTAACTGAATTTGGTTATACAGACATCCGTACGAACGTAGGTGGCGGAGGCCTGGTTACACGTTTGGTAGGCGCACAACCAGGACCTAGAATCGCTTTTCGAGCAGACTTTGATGCTTTGCGTATTCAAGAGGAAACACAACTGCCTTTTGCTTCGGTCAATGATGGAGTCATGCATGCTTGTGGTCATGATGGACATACCGCAATTCTGTTAAGTGTTGCAAAAGTTTTAAAACAATTTGAAGCAGAGCTAAAAGGCGAAGTCGTTTTTATCTTCCAACACGCTGAAGAAATGTTGCCGGGTGGAGCGAAAGCAATGATCAAGGATGGTGCTTTAACAGACGTTGATTACGTTTATGGACTGCATTTAAGATCACCATTAGAATATGGAAAAGTTCAATACTGTAGCGGCTTCTCCATGGCGGCAGCAGATTTTTTTGAAATCACGATTCAAGGAAAAGGCGGTCATGGTTCAAGTCCTCATACATCGGTTGATCCAATTGTTGTCGGATCTCATTTAGCCAATCAGCTACAGACACTTATCAGCCGTACGAAAAACCCAATGCAAGCGGGTGTGTTGACTATTTCGACTTTTCAAGCTGGAAGTGAAGCGAACAATGTTATTCCAGATACAGCACGCTTAAAAGGAACGGTTCGAACTTTTGAACCAACACTGCGCAGTCTGCTTGAAGAAAAAATAAAAACGATGGCGGAACACATTTGTGCAGCGTATGAGGCGACTTGTACTGTTACGTACACAAAAGGGTACCCTGCAGTTTATAATCATCCGGCTGAAACAGAAGTTGTACAAAACTTGTTCAGCGAAAAGTTCGGTGCTGAAGCAGTAGAATCCACACCATTAAGAATGGGCGGTGAAGATTTCGCTTATTTTCTTGAAAAGAAACCCGGTTCGTTTTTCTTTGTTAATTCAGGAAATGCTGAGAAAGGGATCATTTACCCGCATCACCATCCTAAATTCGATATTGATGAACGGGCATTGTTAACAGGCGGAAAGGCATTCTTAGCAATTGCAGAACATCACTTGTTAGAACAATCAGAAGTGCTTGTAAAGAAAAAAACAGTTGTTGAAACAGCAGCAGAATAA
- the pepV gene encoding dipeptidase PepV: MTIDWKKEVAARKEDFLTDLISLLKIDSVRDDSQATDDAPVGPGPKKALEAFLALGERDGFITKNVDSLAGHIEYGDGDETLGVLAHVDVVPVGTGWETDPFDPVIKEGRIYARGSSDDKGPGMAAYYALKIIKELDLPVSKRIRFIIGTDEESGWMCMDRYFEVEEKPDFGFSPDAEFPIINGEKGILTEYINTQGTTEGGKNTLISFDAGLRENMVPQDATVIFKSEEAEKFEKDFYDFIETAPVTGTVSVEANQVTIEVNGKAAHAMEPRGGVNAATYLAVFLNRYSFGGDAKAFLEMTAEFFHDDSRAEKLGLNHVDEVMGDLTMNPGVFTFTPKDGGMIALNFRFPKGVSVESIEIELDKKLSHYGVTLGRGKEQLPHYVPAEDPLVQTLLNVYAKQTGLEAHEQTIGGGTYGRLFERGVAYGAMFPDSVDTMHQANEFMAIDDLMNAMSIYAEAIYELIK; encoded by the coding sequence ATGACAATAGATTGGAAAAAAGAAGTAGCAGCACGTAAAGAAGATTTCTTAACGGATTTAATTTCTTTGTTAAAAATAGATAGTGTTCGTGATGACAGCCAAGCAACTGATGATGCCCCTGTCGGACCTGGACCTAAAAAAGCATTGGAAGCCTTTTTAGCATTAGGAGAACGCGACGGTTTTATAACGAAGAATGTTGATAGTTTAGCCGGCCATATCGAATATGGCGATGGAGATGAAACACTTGGAGTTTTAGCTCATGTTGACGTTGTACCTGTAGGCACCGGCTGGGAAACAGACCCTTTTGATCCAGTTATTAAAGAGGGCCGTATTTATGCCCGCGGATCTAGTGATGACAAAGGACCGGGTATGGCTGCTTATTACGCATTAAAGATTATTAAAGAGTTGGATTTACCTGTTTCTAAACGGATTCGTTTTATTATCGGTACAGACGAAGAAAGCGGCTGGATGTGTATGGACCGTTACTTCGAAGTTGAAGAAAAACCGGATTTCGGCTTTTCTCCCGATGCAGAATTTCCTATTATCAATGGAGAAAAAGGGATCTTAACAGAATATATCAATACCCAAGGAACGACGGAAGGCGGCAAAAATACGTTAATCAGTTTTGATGCTGGCTTGCGTGAAAACATGGTTCCTCAAGATGCAACAGTTATTTTTAAAAGCGAAGAAGCAGAGAAATTTGAAAAAGATTTCTATGACTTTATCGAAACAGCACCCGTAACAGGCACTGTTTCTGTTGAAGCTAATCAAGTAACCATTGAAGTTAATGGGAAAGCAGCTCATGCCATGGAACCGCGCGGCGGAGTCAACGCAGCAACATACTTGGCAGTCTTTCTAAATAGATACTCATTTGGCGGAGATGCTAAAGCCTTTTTAGAAATGACAGCTGAATTTTTCCATGATGATTCAAGAGCTGAAAAATTAGGATTGAACCATGTTGATGAGGTAATGGGCGATTTAACAATGAATCCGGGAGTATTTACCTTTACCCCGAAAGATGGCGGAATGATCGCTTTAAACTTCCGCTTTCCAAAAGGAGTCAGTGTGGAGAGCATCGAAATTGAATTAGATAAGAAGCTTTCTCATTACGGTGTTACATTAGGACGGGGAAAAGAACAACTGCCGCATTATGTACCAGCAGAAGATCCTTTAGTTCAAACCTTGCTGAATGTTTATGCGAAGCAAACAGGACTGGAAGCACATGAACAAACGATTGGCGGAGGCACATATGGCCGGTTGTTTGAACGTGGTGTAGCTTATGGCGCCATGTTCCCAGATAGCGTGGACACTATGCACCAAGCAAATGAATTTATGGCAATTGATGACTTAATGAATGCGATGAGCATCTATGCTGAAGCCATTTATGAATTAATCAAGTAG
- a CDS encoding ABC transporter substrate-binding protein produces MKKQTNSGMKKWSILMSLVIFLFLSGCGNKAEKEGGQVKATSQDILYIGMTNPPDNFSPINAAGVSARWAQRFFYDALLDMPDALTFQPRLADSFETEDNQNYTIKLNPDAKWSDGIPVTAEDVVFTYNLIADPEVETTRGVAVASLEGVTSSGKLEEGLTEIPNLVAVDDKTVTLKTETPVDPNYLKEFLAYGIFILPKHVWEVTPKSELANASFVTQPEVTSGPYTFVEYVKDSHIELTANSDYYRGEPEIKEVFLKVMNGTNLVTELQSGGLHMNASGGIGEVPTQELKTVKALEGLEVSVQPSLTVQMMPINTEVFKDKYIRQALAHAINRQQIVDSLLAGQGEIVDSMYTSVSPYKNEELETTAYDPELAKKLIAKSDFDMNQEIEIVVPVGNKVREQSAVLIQQDLEAVGFKIKLSNFDFPTVMEKGRAGDFDLMMYGYSLNIDPDVSNYVGPDGVSNYSNYENPKSTALLEAGLAETDPEKRKVIYDEAQEIWQDDMFIVPLYSALDIVVKNKTLNGGITDFWPGSLTDVETWTLNQAKKK; encoded by the coding sequence ATGAAAAAGCAAACAAATAGTGGAATGAAGAAATGGAGCATCTTAATGAGCCTAGTAATTTTTTTATTCTTATCCGGCTGCGGCAATAAGGCAGAAAAGGAAGGAGGGCAAGTTAAAGCCACCTCTCAAGACATTCTCTACATAGGGATGACCAACCCGCCAGATAATTTCAGCCCGATAAATGCAGCTGGTGTATCTGCTCGGTGGGCGCAGCGTTTCTTCTATGACGCCCTGTTGGATATGCCGGATGCATTGACATTTCAACCGAGATTGGCAGATAGTTTTGAAACAGAAGATAATCAAAACTATACGATCAAATTAAATCCAGATGCCAAATGGTCTGATGGCATACCTGTTACGGCAGAGGATGTGGTTTTTACCTACAACTTGATTGCGGATCCTGAAGTAGAAACAACACGTGGTGTAGCGGTAGCTTCATTGGAAGGTGTAACATCTTCTGGAAAACTGGAAGAAGGACTAACGGAGATTCCCAATTTAGTCGCTGTAGACGATAAAACAGTCACATTAAAGACGGAAACACCAGTCGATCCGAACTATTTAAAAGAATTTCTTGCTTATGGTATTTTCATTTTACCGAAACACGTATGGGAAGTGACACCCAAAAGCGAATTGGCCAATGCTAGTTTTGTAACCCAACCTGAAGTAACAAGCGGACCGTATACTTTTGTTGAGTACGTAAAAGATTCTCATATCGAATTGACTGCAAATTCCGATTACTATCGTGGTGAACCTGAAATCAAAGAAGTCTTTTTAAAAGTAATGAATGGTACTAACTTAGTAACTGAACTTCAATCAGGCGGTTTGCACATGAATGCCAGCGGAGGCATTGGAGAAGTTCCAACACAAGAATTAAAAACAGTTAAAGCACTAGAAGGATTGGAAGTTAGCGTACAACCAAGCTTGACGGTTCAAATGATGCCGATCAATACGGAAGTGTTTAAAGATAAATACATCCGTCAAGCTTTAGCACATGCCATCAATCGTCAGCAAATCGTGGATAGTTTATTGGCTGGCCAAGGGGAAATTGTCGATAGTATGTATACTTCTGTTAGTCCTTATAAAAATGAAGAACTGGAAACAACGGCCTACGATCCTGAATTGGCTAAGAAGTTGATTGCTAAATCCGATTTTGATATGAACCAAGAAATAGAAATTGTCGTTCCGGTCGGCAACAAAGTGAGAGAACAATCCGCTGTTTTAATTCAACAAGATTTGGAAGCTGTCGGATTTAAAATTAAATTGTCTAATTTTGATTTCCCAACAGTTATGGAAAAAGGGCGTGCTGGCGATTTTGATTTGATGATGTACGGATATTCATTGAACATTGATCCGGATGTATCGAACTATGTTGGCCCAGACGGTGTCTCCAACTATTCGAATTATGAAAATCCTAAGAGTACTGCTTTATTAGAAGCAGGATTAGCCGAAACCGATCCAGAAAAACGAAAAGTGATTTATGATGAAGCACAAGAAATTTGGCAAGATGACATGTTTATTGTACCGCTTTATTCTGCATTGGATATCGTGGTCAAAAATAAAACCTTGAATGGCGGAATAACTGATTTTTGGCCTGGTTCATTAACAGATGTCGAAACATGGACTTTAAATCAAGCAAAAAAGAAATAA